The sequence GAGCCGATCGCCATGTGCGGCATGGGCAGGCTCTATTCCAAGCAGAGCGTCATTGAGCGCCTTCTGGAGAAGGAACCGATGCCGGAGACGGCAGCGCACGTGAAGAGCATGAAGGACATCCGCCAACTTAATCCCACTCCCAACCCCGCCTTCACTGAGGAGGACAAATCAAATGGCCTGCTGGACACACGCCATGCTCCATACATCTGCAAGCTGATTGGCCTGGAGATGTCCGGCAAATTCCGGTTCGTGGCTCTTTGGAGCTGCGGATGTGTGGTGTCCGAGCGGGCCTTGAAGCAAATCAAAGGCAACGCGGCCAGCACTTGTCCGCTGTGTCAGGCTCCCTACAGCGTCGAGGACGTGGTGGTGCTCAATGGAAACGACGAGGACTTGGAGCTGATGCGTGTCAAGATGGAAATGCGGGCAGCCAAGCGCAAGTCCTCCAAGAAGGACAAGAAGGGAACCAAGAAGGTGGAGGTTAAAGCTGAGCCCGAAGAGTCCCAGGAGCCAGTCGCCTCTACATCA is a genomic window of Drosophila suzukii chromosome 2L, CBGP_Dsuzu_IsoJpt1.0, whole genome shotgun sequence containing:
- the LOC108005843 gene encoding replication termination factor 2, producing the protein MGCDGGTIPRRDELVRVKQKPEQKDKDAEREFRWRHCTLTQQSLQEPIAMCGMGRLYSKQSVIERLLEKEPMPETAAHVKSMKDIRQLNPTPNPAFTEEDKSNGLLDTRHAPYICKLIGLEMSGKFRFVALWSCGCVVSERALKQIKGNAASTCPLCQAPYSVEDVVVLNGNDEDLELMRVKMEMRAAKRKSSKKDKKGTKKVEVKAEPEESQEPVASTSKSATIEKPTSSSKVKAAGQVKRLGAVNAMQDPEMKRLKSDFSVAKDPKASDVYKSLFTSHKTEKDQERAHWVTYNPFYN